The Mangrovivirga cuniculi genomic sequence GCTGAATCTCCGTATGGTAACACTAAGGCTGTATGCGAAGAAATACTTGAAGACTCATTTAACGCCAAGATACCGGTAAAGTCAATGGCATTAAGGTATTTCAACCCAATCGGTGCGCATCCGAGTTCATTGATTGGTGAATTGCCAAAAGGGGTACCAAATAATCTTGTACCTTTTGTTACTCAGACTGCTGCAGGCTGGAGAAATGAGCTTACTATTTTTGGTGATGATTACGACACAAAAGATGGCACCTGCGTCCGTGATTATATCCATGTTGTCGATCTCGCCAAGGCCCATGTTAAAGCGTTAAATTATTTAGAAAGCAAACAAAATGAAATAGCACATTTTGAGGCAGTAAATATTGGCACTGGAAATGGAAATAGTGTAAAAGAGGTTGTTGATACATTCGAAAAAGTAAATAATATCTCTCTCAATTATAAGTATGGAGAAAGAAGGCCCGGTGATGTGGAAAAAGTTTATGCTGACGCATCAACTGCAAAAAAGGTACTGGGCTGGAAAGCTGAAAAGTCGCTCGAAGAGGCACTAGAAGATGCCTGGAATTGGCAGAAGACATTAAAAAAGCCCGAATAGTTTCGGGCTTTTTTAATCTTCTTGGTAGTAAATCTTTTATTCTCTGTATATAACGGTTAATACTGTCTGTCCAACCGCCTCCAATGTTTGTTTTGAAATCACATCCATATTATCATTATGAGTATGATGATATTTCCCAAATGTCATTTCCTGATCAAAATCAATAATATCAATCATTGGTATCTTTCTATTCTCAATGATTGGAACATGATCATCTTCTATTGGCGCTCCATCCTGATCAATAAAATATTGGGAATAACCTAATTCCTTCCCAGTATTCCACACGTGCCGAAGTATTCGTGGAGCATACTCCTTACTATATAATTCGTAATGAAATTTTGCATTCTTTGCCCCAACCATATCCAGCAGGATACCATAATAGGCAGAATAGTTTGGCTTATGAGGGTTTTTTGACCAATATCGAGAACCCAGGCACCAGTTTTTAAAAAGCTTACCAGTTTCTAACAACTCAACATTTTGTGAAGCTGCACCATTATCTTCCGCATCAAAAAATATGATGTCTACTCCAACATTTCCTAAGCTATCTGCATTGATCTGTCTGGCTACTTCAAGTAGAACTCCCACTCCACTACCTCCATCATTAGCACCATCGATTGCTTCTGACTGCCTGGCACTATCTTTATCAGCAAATATT encodes the following:
- the galE gene encoding UDP-glucose 4-epimerase GalE translates to MPDKILVTGGAGYIGSHTVVELINAGYEPLIIDDFSNSDPAVISQLERITGKAVTFYALDCNNPDNLSKIFREHPEVTGVIHFAAFKAVGESVSEPLKYYRNNISSLVTLLESMVNHNISNLVFSSSCTVYGQPDELPVKEESPKKQAESPYGNTKAVCEEILEDSFNAKIPVKSMALRYFNPIGAHPSSLIGELPKGVPNNLVPFVTQTAAGWRNELTIFGDDYDTKDGTCVRDYIHVVDLAKAHVKALNYLESKQNEIAHFEAVNIGTGNGNSVKEVVDTFEKVNNISLNYKYGERRPGDVEKVYADASTAKKVLGWKAEKSLEEALEDAWNWQKTLKKPE
- a CDS encoding M28 family peptidase, whose translation is MNNKNFLNTVFSLSVLSLLIFLVSCDTETSNEEVREEIRNIYVPDFNEDSAYHYIEKQVSFGPRVPGSESHEKTAEYLSNKLEEFGAKVTQQDFTAENNSGEQFDFINIIGEFNPRAQKRILLAAHWDTRIFADKDSARQSEAIDGANDGGSGVGVLLEVARQINADSLGNVGVDIIFFDAEDNGAASQNVELLETGKLFKNWCLGSRYWSKNPHKPNYSAYYGILLDMVGAKNAKFHYELYSKEYAPRILRHVWNTGKELGYSQYFIDQDGAPIEDDHVPIIENRKIPMIDIIDFDQEMTFGKYHHTHNDNMDVISKQTLEAVGQTVLTVIYRE